In one Pseudomonas sp. Bout1 genomic region, the following are encoded:
- a CDS encoding Na+/H+ antiporter subunit G, which produces MINIDVLPLWVEVIVAVLLVTSAAFALIGALGLLRMKEFFQRMHPPALASTLGAWCVALASIIYFSVLKSGPVLHGWLIPILLSITVPVTTLLLARTALFRKRMAGDNVPAEVSSRRAEKPADPAQ; this is translated from the coding sequence ATGATCAATATCGATGTGTTGCCGCTGTGGGTTGAAGTGATCGTCGCGGTTTTATTGGTGACGAGCGCCGCGTTTGCGCTGATCGGCGCGCTGGGGTTGCTGCGGATGAAGGAGTTCTTCCAGCGTATGCACCCGCCCGCGCTGGCCTCGACCCTGGGCGCGTGGTGTGTGGCATTGGCATCGATCATCTACTTTTCGGTGCTCAAGTCCGGGCCGGTGTTGCACGGCTGGCTGATCCCGATCTTGCTGTCGATCACGGTGCCGGTCACCACGTTGCTGCTGGCGCGTACGGCGTTGTTCCGCAAGCGTATGGCCGGCGACAATGTGCCGGCCGAAGTGAGCAGCCGCCGGGCTGAAAAACCGGCTGACCCGGCACAATAA
- a CDS encoding sel1 repeat family protein, whose protein sequence is MYTHSDALTTLFDLLHSLSSLISHLNAQQQAARKKGLELYHLGEFEECETPLTISASAGDVQSQYALGEAIRRREGSIGRDARAWYRLAAAQGHVYALMRLGDEASLAEARSLAQAAADAGDGDAKLQLYELTQDQSWLVKAGQAGCAEAYYIAALLLDKKTVGDNTSTRDSMLRYAATAQGYPPAMAWLANMRDYYNNIPYQQTYLERRLALNELNAVLTYATALAGFDVDDNGVSRYGYAANPAHAYGLFWLVTDSTRQHPKHRDAAVYLQQLTDKLDAEKIEAGKAFGRQWKAGHPALSEFRLTYSDLK, encoded by the coding sequence ATGTACACCCATTCCGATGCACTGACCACGCTGTTTGACCTGCTCCATTCCTTGAGCTCGCTGATTTCCCACCTTAACGCCCAGCAACAGGCCGCCAGAAAAAAGGGCCTGGAGCTGTATCACCTTGGCGAGTTCGAGGAATGCGAGACGCCGCTGACCATCTCCGCCTCCGCTGGCGATGTCCAATCCCAATATGCGCTGGGTGAAGCGATTCGGCGCCGCGAAGGCAGCATTGGTCGCGACGCCCGGGCCTGGTACCGGCTGGCCGCTGCCCAGGGCCATGTCTACGCCCTGATGCGCCTGGGCGACGAAGCCTCCCTGGCTGAAGCCCGCAGCCTCGCCCAGGCGGCTGCCGATGCGGGCGACGGCGACGCCAAACTGCAACTGTACGAGCTGACCCAGGACCAGTCCTGGCTGGTAAAGGCAGGCCAGGCCGGTTGCGCAGAGGCTTATTACATTGCAGCGCTGTTGCTCGACAAAAAAACCGTTGGCGACAACACCAGCACCCGCGACTCGATGTTGAGGTATGCGGCCACCGCGCAGGGTTATCCGCCAGCGATGGCGTGGCTGGCCAACATGAGGGATTACTACAACAACATTCCCTACCAACAGACCTACCTGGAAAGGCGCCTGGCGCTCAATGAACTCAACGCCGTGCTGACCTACGCGACAGCGCTCGCCGGGTTCGACGTCGATGACAATGGCGTCAGCCGCTATGGCTACGCGGCAAACCCGGCCCACGCCTACGGCTTGTTCTGGCTGGTGACAGACAGCACCCGGCAACACCCGAAGCACCGTGATGCCGCCGTCTATCTGCAGCAACTGACCGACAAGCTGGACGCTGAAAAAATAGAAGCAGGCAAGGCGTTTGGGCGCCAGTGGAAGGCCGGCCACCCGGCGTTGTCGGAGTTCCGCCTGACCTACAGCGACCTGAAATAG
- the lepB gene encoding signal peptidase I has product MRRWLIRYRYAIIFWLCFGVFRTSLADWNPIPSGSMRPTLLEGDVVLVNRVAYDLKLPLTDISLAKLNNPRRGDVVTFSSPKDGIRLIKRIVGIPGDTLEMRDEVLWVNGTPATYSHGQDISEPLAPGQTVPGIKVTELANNSQRTIQFMPTVRALRNFGPVVVPADSYFMLGDNRDNSDDSRYIGFVPRRLLIGHAHHIVASAQILDHWMPRLGRFGAPIL; this is encoded by the coding sequence ATGCGCCGTTGGTTAATCCGCTACCGTTACGCAATCATCTTTTGGCTGTGCTTCGGCGTGTTCCGTACGTCTTTGGCCGACTGGAACCCTATCCCGTCCGGCTCCATGCGCCCCACGTTGCTTGAGGGCGATGTGGTGCTGGTCAACCGCGTGGCGTACGACCTCAAACTGCCCCTTACGGACATATCCCTGGCCAAACTGAATAACCCCCGGCGCGGCGATGTAGTGACATTCTCGTCACCCAAGGACGGCATTCGTCTGATCAAGCGTATCGTCGGCATTCCCGGCGACACCCTGGAAATGCGCGATGAGGTGCTGTGGGTAAACGGCACACCGGCCACCTACAGTCATGGGCAGGACATCAGCGAGCCCCTCGCGCCTGGCCAGACAGTCCCGGGAATCAAAGTGACCGAGCTTGCGAACAACAGTCAGCGCACGATTCAGTTCATGCCGACGGTCCGTGCGTTGCGTAATTTCGGCCCGGTGGTCGTGCCTGCCGACAGTTATTTCATGCTGGGCGATAACCGCGACAACAGCGATGACTCTCGGTACATCGGGTTCGTGCCCCGTCGGCTGTTGATCGGCCACGCTCACCACATCGTGGCGTCAGCGCAGATCCTGGATCATTGGATGCCGCGATTGGGTCGATTTGGCGCGCCCATACTGTAG
- a CDS encoding Na+/H+ antiporter subunit E encodes MKRLFPAPWLSLALWLLWLVLNLSVSPGNLLLGAILGFAAPLMMAPLRPLPIRIRRPGVIIRLFFLVGRDVIISNLAVAWGILVCGSRPPRSRFIKISLDLRDANGLAVLAMITSVTPGTIWSELALDRSILLIHVFDLDDEAQFIEHFKHAYERPLMEIFE; translated from the coding sequence ATGAAGCGCCTGTTCCCTGCCCCGTGGCTGTCGTTGGCGCTGTGGCTGCTGTGGCTGGTGCTGAACTTGTCCGTGAGCCCCGGCAACCTGCTGCTGGGGGCGATCCTCGGCTTCGCGGCGCCGCTGATGATGGCGCCACTGCGCCCGCTGCCGATCCGCATCCGTCGCCCGGGTGTGATCATCCGTCTGTTCTTCCTGGTGGGCCGCGACGTGATCATCTCCAACCTCGCCGTGGCCTGGGGCATCCTGGTCTGCGGTTCACGCCCACCGCGCTCACGCTTTATCAAAATTTCCCTGGACCTGCGCGACGCCAACGGCCTCGCCGTGCTGGCGATGATCACCAGCGTGACGCCCGGCACCATATGGTCGGAACTGGCCCTGGACCGCAGCATTTTGCTGATCCACGTGTTCGACCTGGATGACGAAGCGCAGTTTATCGAGCACTTCAAACACGCCTACGAACGGCCCCTGATGGAGATCTTCGAATGA
- a CDS encoding K+/H+ antiporter subunit F, translating to MSALLSNAILFSLFLFSLAMVLTLIRLFKGPSAQDRVLALDYLYILAMLMMLVLGIRYASDTYFEAALLIALFGFVGSFALAKFLLRGEVIE from the coding sequence ATGAGCGCCCTGCTCTCCAATGCGATCCTGTTCAGCCTGTTCCTGTTTTCCCTGGCCATGGTGCTGACGCTGATCCGCCTGTTCAAGGGCCCGTCGGCCCAGGACCGGGTCCTGGCGCTGGACTACCTGTATATCCTGGCGATGCTGATGATGCTGGTGTTGGGCATCCGGTATGCCAGTGACACGTATTTTGAAGCGGCGCTGTTGATTGCGTTGTTCGGTTTTGTGGGGTCGTTTGCCCTGGCGAAATTCCTGCTGCGTGGGGAGGTGATCGAATGA
- a CDS encoding TetR family transcriptional regulator C-terminal domain-containing protein, which yields MNAICEFGQQDVQVNQLTAHSAGRLHNAFEQTREQARQQGELAAATDLSGACAFLMATLSGMKIASKGGAAVEQLERIAGFALLALNAKA from the coding sequence GTGAATGCGATCTGCGAATTTGGGCAGCAGGACGTGCAAGTCAATCAACTCACCGCCCACAGCGCCGGCCGCTTGCACAACGCGTTCGAACAAACCCGGGAACAAGCACGGCAACAGGGTGAATTGGCCGCCGCCACCGACCTGTCGGGCGCCTGTGCTTTTCTGATGGCCACCCTCAGCGGCATGAAAATCGCCAGCAAGGGCGGCGCGGCGGTTGAGCAACTGGAGCGCATTGCAGGGTTTGCACTGCTGGCGCTGAACGCGAAAGCCTGA